The genomic window TCAGAACACGCCCCAAGGCACTGCACGGGAACTATCTTAAACTTCCCGTCTGGCGTAACTTCCCCAGGTTTAATCTTCAAAGTTTTCTCCAGAGCCTTTAGAAGCTCCTGCTTTCCCAGGAAATGACACACGACACTCACGCAAACCCTGATTCTGTACTTGGCTGGGGTTTCCCTGTCAAACATATCGTAAAAGGCAACAACCTGCTCCACATGGTTCAAGGGAAGGTCAAGGAGTTCAGCCAGGGGTCTCAGGCTTTCACGAGGAACGTACCCGTAATGGTCCTGTATCGCATGAAGACACAGGAGTATTGCCTGCTCTTTACGGGGAAAGTAATTTATGTGCTGGCTAAGCTTATCAAGCAACTCCTGCTCAAACATGGTTATAAATTTTACATTCCCAAAGGGAAAATGCAAAGTCTGAATTTATCAAAGTTTCTACCCTTCTTTATATCGCTTAAGAACCTGAAAAATCTTGATTCAGAACCGCGGTATAGCTCCCAATCTCCTGAAGATTTGCAGTTTATCAATCCCTCCTTAACAAGGGCTATTGCGGGAGTTTTCAACTCCTCAGGTCTTACGTTTCTTATAACCACCCTGTCGGCGTAAAAGGGTAGATTATGGTGGTAGGCGCCCACCTCATAGGTTCTGTACCTTCCTTCAGGGTCAATCTCCCGAATCTTATTGCCTATCTCCCTGTAGGGTCTGTGTTTTTCAACTTCCGGTAGAAGAACCCCCGATAGGTACAGCAAGAGACCAAAACCCGCAGCCGCAGGGGCAAGCTTTAGGTTTCTTTTCAGGAGGAATGTCAGGGTTAAAAGCGTAGCCAACCCCAGGAAGAAGATGTTAACTTTAAACATAAAAGCTCCTACCCATACGGCAGCCGTTATCAAAACTGACAGAAAGATAGAAGCCATTACAAAGGCTCTCCTGTAGCCTTCTGAGGCAAGGAAAGTTCCGACGACCACAGCCATAGCAGGAAAAGCCGGCATTATGTAAACGGGTATCTTCATCTTCACAAGGGAGAATAGAAAAAAGGTGAGAAAGAACCATGTAAGGGGGAAAAGCAGCTCCTTCCTCTTCTCCCTCAAAGCCCATACCAAAGCCATATAAA from Hydrogenivirga caldilitoris includes these protein-coding regions:
- the nuoE gene encoding NADH-quinone oxidoreductase subunit NuoE, whose protein sequence is MFEQELLDKLSQHINYFPRKEQAILLCLHAIQDHYGYVPRESLRPLAELLDLPLNHVEQVVAFYDMFDRETPAKYRIRVCVSVVCHFLGKQELLKALEKTLKIKPGEVTPDGKFKIVPVQCLGACSEAPVFMVNEDTYKFEGEEKLNEILSRYT